Proteins encoded within one genomic window of Candidatus Omnitrophota bacterium:
- a CDS encoding response regulator, which produces MQTAEQCQKLYETLEKKINRNFALSASVCVHCGMCADSCHYYVATKDPKMSPAYKADKIRSLYKYRHDWLSRIAPFWTGARTLKTPEELEDLHDICWGSCTMCRRCTINCPMGVDMALLIRSGRAMLLAADSIPEGVKAVCKDQYEIGNQMGITRQDYLETIEWLSEEHANDVGDPRAEIPLDKKGANVMYVVNPREVKYAPLTLLAAAKIMYAAGESWTMPSEGWDNTNFGLFAGDDKLGGLMGQRLFEKAQELGVNKVVVSECGHGYRATRWEAPNWAKMDLHFPVESFLVTMSNYLREGRITLDPSRNKTRVTYHDPCNLGRSAGITEEPRALLKRCVADFVEMHPNRADNWCCSGGGGAMSMPEYNKRRLEAAIVKADQISATGAKIVATACHNCIDALEDLIRRYKLNMKTATVGELVAEALIWPKAAEEEEIFAIDGIEPVKLAPGEKRKKILVIDDEADVRTYLTTLFEDFGYETIEAADANQGMRMVKEYHPDLITLDIIMPKKTGIKFYWELRKEEKLTDIPVIIVTGFGEPEFPNVNFKKFITERKVPSPEGYVEKPIHRAELLKKVHDVLYV; this is translated from the coding sequence ATGCAAACCGCCGAACAATGCCAAAAATTATACGAAACGCTGGAAAAAAAGATCAACCGCAATTTCGCTCTGTCCGCCAGCGTATGCGTTCATTGCGGGATGTGCGCCGATAGTTGCCATTATTACGTTGCCACGAAAGATCCGAAAATGTCGCCCGCCTATAAGGCGGATAAGATTCGCAGTTTGTACAAATACCGCCACGATTGGCTAAGCCGAATCGCGCCGTTTTGGACCGGAGCGCGGACATTGAAAACGCCCGAGGAGCTGGAAGATCTGCACGATATCTGCTGGGGTTCCTGCACCATGTGCCGGCGGTGTACGATCAACTGTCCTATGGGCGTCGATATGGCATTGCTGATCCGATCCGGACGCGCCATGCTCTTGGCGGCGGATTCGATTCCGGAAGGCGTCAAAGCCGTATGCAAAGATCAGTACGAAATCGGCAATCAGATGGGGATAACGCGCCAAGACTACCTGGAAACGATCGAGTGGCTCAGCGAAGAGCACGCTAACGACGTCGGCGATCCCCGGGCCGAAATCCCCCTCGACAAAAAGGGGGCGAATGTCATGTACGTCGTCAATCCCCGCGAAGTGAAATATGCGCCGCTGACGCTGCTGGCGGCGGCGAAAATCATGTACGCCGCCGGCGAGAGTTGGACGATGCCGTCCGAAGGGTGGGACAATACCAATTTCGGCTTGTTCGCGGGAGACGATAAGTTGGGCGGCCTCATGGGCCAACGATTGTTCGAAAAAGCGCAGGAACTGGGCGTGAATAAAGTCGTCGTTTCCGAATGCGGCCACGGTTATCGCGCCACCCGCTGGGAAGCGCCGAATTGGGCGAAAATGGATCTCCATTTTCCCGTGGAAAGTTTTTTAGTTACCATGTCGAACTATCTCAGGGAAGGCCGCATCACCCTCGATCCATCCCGCAACAAGACGCGCGTAACCTACCATGATCCATGCAATTTGGGGCGCAGCGCGGGAATTACGGAAGAACCGCGCGCCTTGTTGAAGCGCTGCGTCGCCGATTTCGTCGAAATGCATCCCAATCGCGCCGACAATTGGTGTTGCAGCGGCGGAGGAGGCGCCATGTCGATGCCGGAATACAATAAAAGGCGGTTGGAAGCCGCTATTGTGAAGGCGGATCAAATCAGCGCGACGGGAGCAAAAATCGTCGCCACGGCATGCCACAACTGCATCGACGCCTTAGAAGATTTGATTCGGCGCTACAAACTCAACATGAAGACCGCCACCGTAGGAGAGCTCGTCGCCGAAGCGCTGATATGGCCTAAAGCGGCGGAAGAAGAAGAAATTTTCGCTATCGACGGCATCGAGCCCGTCAAACTCGCACCGGGCGAAAAACGAAAAAAAATCCTCGTCATCGACGACGAAGCCGATGTCCGCACCTATTTGACGACGCTTTTCGAAGATTTCGGATATGAAACCATCGAAGCCGCCGACGCGAATCAAGGCATGAGAATGGTCAAAGAATACCATCCCGATTTAATTACGCTCGATATCATCATGCCCAAAAAGACGGGCATAAAATTTTATTGGGAATTGCGAAAGGAAGAAAAGTTGACCGATATTCCCGTAATCATCGTTACGGGTTTCGGCGAACCGGAATTTCCCAATGTCAATTTCAAAAAATTCATAACGGAAAGAAAAGTCCCATCGCCGGAGGGGTATGTAGAGAAACCGATTCATCGAGCCGAATTGCTGAAAAAGGTGCATGATGTCCTCTACGTCTGA
- a CDS encoding PAS domain-containing sensor histidine kinase, with amino-acid sequence MMSSTSENANPRAIHRTPEQTAPYNRLFDAIPCYVSVQDRHFHILQANQAFKKSFGDRVGDFCYQAYKGLNKPCHQCNVARSFQDGEIHSGEEEVRSQDGKPIHMIVYSSPLKDDDGRIDAVMEMSIDVTEMRRLQEQLASLGALVSGISHSIKGIAMALDGSLYVVNSGFRSKKEDVIKKGWDMVERNVQRISNMVLDILYCSKERMPERASVSPAKIAHDACNLLESKAKEQGVALQRSIPEDQGDFTADKEKLHAVLVNLITNAIDACFNDPDKTDHFVKLSVEYAPDRILFHVADNGTGIGEDMQQTIFSAFQSTKGAKGTGLGLFLSQKAAREHSGSITLRSELGKGSTFTLHIPRQDPIRHPS; translated from the coding sequence ATGATGTCCTCTACGTCTGAAAACGCCAATCCCCGCGCCATCCACCGAACGCCGGAACAAACGGCGCCCTACAACCGGCTTTTCGACGCCATCCCCTGTTACGTTTCCGTCCAGGACCGCCATTTCCACATCCTGCAAGCCAATCAGGCTTTCAAAAAATCTTTTGGCGATCGGGTAGGGGATTTTTGTTATCAAGCCTATAAAGGATTGAATAAGCCATGCCATCAGTGCAATGTTGCGCGATCTTTTCAAGACGGCGAGATTCATTCCGGCGAAGAGGAGGTTCGTTCCCAGGATGGAAAGCCGATCCATATGATTGTCTATTCTTCGCCTTTGAAAGACGATGACGGCCGGATTGACGCCGTAATGGAAATGTCGATCGACGTGACGGAGATGAGACGACTTCAGGAACAATTGGCGTCGCTGGGAGCCTTGGTCTCCGGCATATCTCACAGCATCAAAGGCATCGCGATGGCGCTCGACGGCAGTTTATACGTCGTCAATTCAGGCTTCCGATCCAAAAAAGAAGACGTGATCAAAAAAGGATGGGATATGGTCGAACGCAATGTTCAGCGCATATCCAATATGGTGCTCGACATCCTCTATTGTTCCAAAGAGCGCATGCCGGAGCGGGCGTCCGTTTCACCCGCAAAAATTGCGCACGACGCATGCAACCTATTGGAATCGAAAGCCAAAGAACAAGGCGTTGCGCTGCAACGCTCTATCCCGGAAGATCAAGGCGATTTTACGGCGGATAAGGAAAAACTGCACGCCGTCCTCGTCAATTTGATAACGAACGCCATTGACGCCTGTTTTAACGATCCCGATAAAACCGATCATTTCGTTAAACTCTCCGTGGAATACGCCCCGGATCGAATCCTGTTTCATGTCGCTGACAACGGCACGGGAATCGGCGAAGATATGCAGCAAACGATTTTTTCCGCCTTCCAATCCACGAAAGGGGCGAAAGGCACTGGACTGGGCTTGTTCCTTTCGCAAAAGGCGGCCCGCGAACACAGTGGAAGCATCACGCTTCGGTCGGAATTGGGAAAAGGATCGACGTTCACGTTGCATATTCCCCGCCAAGATCCAATACGCCATCCATCTTAA